A genome region from Coffea arabica cultivar ET-39 chromosome 7e, Coffea Arabica ET-39 HiFi, whole genome shotgun sequence includes the following:
- the LOC113701515 gene encoding protein DETOXIFICATION 49-like: MAVETSAPLLVDYINGLPKSNESFPDHEHRGSRPTLPEVAEEIKKLYTIAFPMIITGLLVYGKSMISVLFMGRLGKDALAGGSLSSGIANITGYSIISGLAMGMEGISSQACGAKQWSVMGQTLQRTIVILLFASIPISLLWLNIQPILVFCGQDSNISSVAANHLAFCIPDLVFQSIINPLKIFLRTQNVTLPLILSAVFSLALHAPVNYLLIHKLGLGIRGVAAASSITDFATLATLVLYIIFSGVYKRSWPGWSLQCFNQWKPILSLALPSCVSVCLEWWWYELMILLSGLLSNAAEVVATMGILLQATSLVYIFPSSLGLAVSTRVGNELGANHPSKARISCLVALACAVFTSIAAMSFVTICRNAWGRAFTQDKAILSLTALSMPVLGLCEIGNCPQTAGCGVLKGCARPVLGATINLGSFYGVGLPLAIITGFGLGKGLLGLWLGLLVAQAVCSVLMVFVLRGTDWMDQANRASELIGITVDPDRESRGEYVIWNDHDRQLSQAKESSV; encoded by the exons ATGGCTGTAGAAACTTCAGCTCCTCTACTGGTGGACTATATTAATGGCCTCCCAAAGTCGAACGAAAGCTTTCCAGATCACGAACATCGCGGTTCCAGGCCAACCCTTCCAGAG GTTGCTGAGGAGATTAAAAAGCTATACACCATAGCCTTTCCCATGATCATCACCGGCCTGCTTGTTTATGGTAAATCCATGATATCAGTGCTATTCATGGGAAGACTGGGGAAAGATGCACTGGCTGGGGGGTCTCTTTCAAGTGGCATAGCCAACATCACTGGCTACTCCATCATCTCAGGTTTAGCCATGGGCATGGAAGGCATCTCTTCTCAAGCCTGTGGGGCTAAGCAGTGGTCAGTCATGGGTCAAACCCTGCAACGCACAATCGTCATTCTTTTGTTCGCTTCAATTCCCATTTCCCTCTTGTGGCTCAACATCCAGCCAATACTAGTCTTTTGTGGCCAAGACTCAAATATATCTTCAGTTGCAGCTAACCATCTTGCATTCTGCATACCAGACCTTGTATTCCAATCCATCATAAACCCTCTCAAAATCTTTCTGAGGACACAGAATGTAACGCTGCCCCTTATCCTTAGTGCTGTCTTTTCTCTGGCCTTGCATGCACCAGTAAATTATCTCCTCATTCATAAGCTCGGCCTAGGCATTCGAGGCGTTGCTGCGGCATCATCCATTACAGACTTCGCTACCCTTGCAACACTCGTTCTTTACATAATCTTTTCTGGGGTGTATAAAAGATCATGGCCAGGGTGGTCCCTCCAATGCTTCAATCAGTGGAAGCCGATTCTAAGCCTTGCACTCCCCAGCTGTGTATCAGTATGCTTAGAGTGGTGGTGGTACGAGTTGATGATTCTATTATCTGGTTTGCTCTCAAATGCGGCCGAAGTCGTGGCAACCATGGGAATTCTCTTGCAGGCAACTTCTCTTGTTTAcatttttccttcatctttGGGCTTAGCGGTGTCTACTCGAGTGGGAAATGAGTTAGGAGCCAACCATCCTAGCAAAGCAAGAATTTCGTGCCTGGTAGCATTAGCATGTGCAGTGTTTACAAGCATAGCTGCAATGTCATTCGTGACAATATGCAGAAATGCTTGGGGACGAGCTTTTACACAAGACAAAGCCATTCTGTCTTTGACCGCCCTGTCCATGCCGGTGCTGGGCCTCTGTGAGATCGGAAACTGCCCCCAGACCGCCGGTTGTGGAGTGTTGAAGGGATGCGCTAGGCCGGTGTTGGGTGCTACGATTAATCTGGGCTCCTTCTACGGTGTTGGGCTACCTCTCGCAATCATCACTGGATTTGGATTGGGAAAGGGCTTATTAGGCCTATGGTTGGGTCTACTGGTGGCCCAGGCCGTGTGTTCGGTCCTGATGGTTTTTGTTCTGAGGGGAACAGATTGGATGGATCAAGCAAATAGAGCGAGCGAGTTGATTGGAATTACAGTTGATCCTGATCGTGAATCTCGGGGTGAATACGTAATATGGAATGATCATGACCGTCAACTAAGTCAGGCAAAAGAGTCTTCGGTGTGA